AACATGTCCTTCCATTTTTACACCCTGATGATCCTAACAATTCAAGACGCTTCAACTATCTCAGTACAAAAGGATACTTCAGTTTTTATCCAAATAATCTCCTTTTTGTAATGGATTTAATTGAGATCACTGAATGTTTGCAGAATAGGAAAACTTGACCCTGAAGAGAGAAAAGGTCAATGTAACACTGAGAGGCACTGCAATCTCCCTTCTGCACTGTCTTCAGCACATTAtttttctgtctccctgtctTTCCTAGCAACGACCTGTCCCTCCTCTGACAACTGTGGATCATGGGGAGATACTCCCTGTGCTTTCAAATGCCACCACACAGTGATTTCACAATGGCAGGAGAATGTCCATTCTTTTGTAATTACTGATCTTAGTGTGGGTGAGAAGGTATTGTCTTCTTATCAACCACAGCTCCTTGCAGAGTCTGGCTGCGACTGAATTCCAGCAAATAAATGCCATATTGAGAACTGGTCTGGAAAGGCCACTGACCCAGCGCTTATGTCCATATAATGAGACACCTTCTGAATAATACTTGAGGAGATGTCCCTCTTTGATATTATAGTTAGGGAGAACCTACAGCTTTTCACCTAAACGAGATCCCTTCTAAGGCTGGATGAGGTTTATTACTGATAAACCAGGACAGCAGAATGACCTGAGCAGTCCTTGGAGGGACTATGGGTTAGCGTCACCTTAGTTATATGAGCTTGATGGCATTTTAAAGCCCTGGAGGAACTTGGGAAATCTCAAAGTTGTGACATCTCTCCTTACCCATCATGTATTCTGCTTCAGAATTCCTACCAGTGGCAAtactttcctcccttctcctcttcttcgcTCATCTGTCCCTTGCTTTCCTATTTTCTGATTAGTTCCATGGTCCATTTTTAAActgagttgtttattttcttactgttcagttttttttttagttctttctcTATATAGATATTAACCCCCTGTCAGATGTAtacctggtttaaaaaaaatccaactttccattctgtagactgctctGTCGTTGGAACAATGGTGTCCTTTACTGTacagaagatttttagtttcaCGAGGTCACACATATGTGCAACCATCTTAATGTCTGTGCCATCAGGGATCTATTCAGAAAGCCCTGTCCCATGCCAGCGAGTTCAAGTCTTTCTCTACTTTCTCCTCTCTCCGGATATCAGGTCTTATGTTAAAGTCCCGACCcatctggagttgagttttgtgcagggtgagagaccAAGTTTCATTCTCCATGTAGCTGCCCCATTTGGTTAAAGATGCTGCATTTCCTCCAGTGGTTTTCATTGGTCTCTTTTTCAAAAACCTATGTGGCTGAAGGAGTGTGGGTTTGTATGTGGCTCCTCAGTTCTACTCTATTGATCAGCACATCTGCTTTTCTAAcagtgccatgctgtttttactaTAAAGCTCTCTAATACAACTTGAGCTCTCCAACAGTTTTTGACATTGACAATAAAGAATGTGGTGGGGATTATATCTAAATCTTCCTGCCAATGGCTGTGTAGGAAGTTCCAAAAACAAGAGTTAACCAAATGGCAAAGAATCAGCAAACAAACGTACAATTTGTCTAAGTCGTgaatgtgctttttaaattttagcatTCAGTTTAGACATGTGGGTGTGGACACAGAAACTTCAGAAATACCTAGGTAGCTGGTTCAACTGTAATTTCAACTGTACTTTTTTTGTGGTTCAAGCAATACCAGTTACATAAATGTCTTCAAACTTGTAGTAAGTACAAATACATAACTGAAACAGTTAATAAACGTGGTTATAAAGCactgtaaaagcaaataaatacatgctAAATATACAATAGTTAATATGTGTGAATTGACTTCTTGAATTTTTGTTTCAGGAAAACATACGTTAAAACAATGATCATGAGTTGGGCGAATGAGAGCATCACAGAAGAGTTTGTTCTCTTAGGTTTCTCAGACCAGCCATGGCTAGAGTTTCCACTCTTTGTGGTCTTCTTGACTTCTTACATAGTGACCATCTTTGGAAATTTCAACATCATTGTACTGTCCCGTTTGGACCCTAAACTCCGCACTCCTATGTACTTCTTTTTGACTAATCTGTCAATCATAGATCTTTGTTACATCACATGCACAGTTCCACAAATGCTGGTAAATTtacgcagcattaggaaagttatCAGTTATGGTGGCTGTGTGGTCCAGCTTTTCATGTTTCTGGCCTTGGGGGCTACCGAGTGTGTTCTGCTGCCAGTCATGTCCTTCGACAGGTTTGTGGCCATCTGCCGGCCTCTCCATTACTCAGTCATCATGCACCACAGGCTCTGCCTCCAGTTGGCAGCTGTATCCTGGATCATTGGCTTTGGGAACTCAGTGTGGCTGTCCATCCTAACTCTACAGCTACCACGCTGTGGCCACTATGTCATAGATCACTTCCTCTGTGAAGTCCCTGCCCTGCTCAAGTTGTCCTGTGTGGATACAACTGCAAATGAGGCTGAACTGTTCTTTGTTAGTGTGCTTTTCCATTTGGTACCTTTGACACTCATCCTTATATCATATGCCTTTATTGCCCAAGCAATCTTGAAAATCCAATCTGCTGAGGGTCGACAAAAAGCATTTGGGACCTGTGGCTCTCATCTAATAGTGGTCTCCCTGTTTTATGGTACAGCTATCTCCATGTATCTACTGCCTCCTTCACCACATTCCAAGGACCCAAGGAAGATGGTTTCCCTCTTCTATGGAATTATTGCCCCCATGCTGAACCCCTTAATCTATACACTTAGGAACAAAGAAGTAAAGGAAGCCTTTAAAAGGTTAATCAAGAGAGTCCTCTTAACCAAGAATTAAGTGGTATGGGAAAGATAAAGGGCACCCAGGTTGCTCCCCTCTTCCTGTTGTGCTGTTGGAGAAATAGAGTCTCCAGACTGCACTGTGGCACATTTTTCTCCAGAGACTCAAACCCAAGCTAGGGCCCTGAACATTTCCTAGCATTGATAAAGGTGTTTAGATGGTTGTTGAAAACACTGAACCTAGCCCAATCCCTGAGCCTAATTCTTTAAATCATCTTATAAACACCACATTGTAGCACTTTTACTGCACAGAAGACATGATGGAGCATCTTTGTCTCACTGTTCATCAGGGGAAAGAACCCTTGGCAGCTTGCTTAGCTCCTTCAAGCACTAATGGAAAAGGAGCAGCAATAGTGGACAGTCCTGTCTTCCTCTTGATTCTAATTGGATTTCTTAGAGCTTTTTTTCCTTTAGGAGGATGTTGGTTATTGGCTTGTCATCTGTACCTTGATTTCACTGCACATTTCCCTCCACTCCTGTTCTCTTTAGGTTTTCTCTAGTGAAAGCATATTGGATTTTGCCAAGGGCATTTTCTGCTGCTATTGCAATGATAGTTTGAATTTTGTCCTCAAGTCTACTGATaagatttattatatttgttaACTTACATATGTTGAAACATCCTTGTAGAATAAAGTCGACTTGATCATGGTTGGTCTTTTTGATATATGTCTGTAGTTAGGTTGcaagtattttataaattatttttgcatctatgttaatGAGGGATTTTGGCCTgtagtttgtgtatgtatgtatgggggggggggagtgtcttaccttgtcttggttTTGGAGTAATACTGGCTTTATTGAGGAAGTTTAGAAgtgctctgtttctatttttaataatttaaggaGTGTTGGTTGTAAATTTTTGAAAGTCACCTGGAGttctgctgtgaatccatctggACCTGAGCTCTCTTTAATCAGAAGGCTTTTTATCACAGTCTCAAGCTCCTTGTTTTTGTGAATCTGTTTAAATTGTTGATTTCTTCTTGGCTTAACTTTGGTGTTTTGGTTGGATCTAGAAATGTTtccctttcttttagattttcttctcttttttaaga
This sequence is a window from Peromyscus eremicus chromosome 5, PerEre_H2_v1, whole genome shotgun sequence. Protein-coding genes within it:
- the LOC131910448 gene encoding olfactory receptor 2B6: MSWANESITEEFVLLGFSDQPWLEFPLFVVFLTSYIVTIFGNFNIIVLSRLDPKLRTPMYFFLTNLSIIDLCYITCTVPQMLVNLRSIRKVISYGGCVVQLFMFLALGATECVLLPVMSFDRFVAICRPLHYSVIMHHRLCLQLAAVSWIIGFGNSVWLSILTLQLPRCGHYVIDHFLCEVPALLKLSCVDTTANEAELFFVSVLFHLVPLTLILISYAFIAQAILKIQSAEGRQKAFGTCGSHLIVVSLFYGTAISMYLLPPSPHSKDPRKMVSLFYGIIAPMLNPLIYTLRNKEVKEAFKRLIKRVLLTKN